In the Granulosicoccus antarcticus IMCC3135 genome, GATGCACATATGGTATTACCCGAAGTCATATCCAAGGAGCCACTTGGCCCCATGGTTCCCCAGGATGACTCACGCTGGGAGAACATCGTACGATGGTCGCTTAACTGCATGATCAACGCCGAGGAGCTGGGCGTGACCAGCAGCAACGTCAACGATCCTGCCACCGCCAACACACCGGCTATTCAACGCCTGATCGGAGCTGTCGACAACATGGGCGAATTACTCGGACTGAACAAGCAATGGTGCAGCCGCATCATTCAGCAAGTTGGCAACTATGGCGAAGTGTATGACCGCCACCTTGGCCCTGATACGCCTCTCGGACTTGAGCGTGGTATCAACGAGCTATGGACCAATGGCGGCTTGATCTACGCACCACCCGTTCGCTGAGCAGGTACAGCAGCTGTAAAAGGGACTGGCTGGAAGGATCTGGCCAGTTTAAGGAACCCCTGCTTTATCACTCAGACTGACACCATCCTCATCACGAAGCGTGAAAGTCTCGGACACGGGCAAAAGCACTGAAACGCCGTAACACGCAGAACCGAGGAGCGCCAGACACCACACGATGGTGGCACCTGACGGCCAGTCATTCCAGGCCGACATGAACAAGCCCATCAGATAGGCACTCAAGCCAACTGTGTAGGCCCACACACGCACCCTCCGCCCGTGCAGGCGACGAACCGCCAGCGCTGGAATGATCAGACTGGCAAACACCAGGTAGACCCCGACGAGTTGCGTGGACAAGGTGATCGTGACCGCAAACAGCGGATAGAAAAGCCAGCCACCCTGCTGCTGCCGCAGACGGAACCAGGCAAACAGCACGCAGCTGTAGACCATAGCCACCCAGAACAGCTGCGTGGCACTTGTCCACAGAATTTGCCCGACCAGCAAATCTCTCAGGCGCTCACCACCCTGTGGGTCCGAGGCCAGCAGAAGAATGCTGCCTGTAGCGGCCATGACAAAGGCGACACCAATCAAGGCTTCCTGCTCTTTGGGGTCATGCTTGCGCAATAGGTAAAGCAACAAGCTGGCGACAATCGCCGTGCATATCGCAATTGCCTGCCCAAGGACAGGCGCATGCTCATCCATACCAAAGGTGCTCGCCGCAACCAGACCAAAGCCCGCTATCTGGGCTATGGCAAGATCCAGGAAGATGATTCCTCGACGCAGCACCTCCTGACCCAGCGGCACATGAGTGGCAACCACCAGCATACCTGCGAGCATGGCAGGCCAGAGAACATCGATTTGTATCAACAGTATGTCCACCTCAGCCTCCTGTCAGCAACAGGGTGAGAATCGAGTCATACAGACTCTGCAGGTCATCGGCCTCGTCGTTTCCCCCAATCGTGAACGGCAGCTCCAGCAATGCAATGTCACTATTGTCAGCCAGCCAGCGGGCACCCCTTTTGTTCTGATAATTCGCGATCAGCACGAAATTGGCATTCTGCGCACGTGTGGTTTGCAATAACTCGGCAAGATGTCCGCTGGTCGGCGGAATACCGGGTTTGGGCTCAAGATCACCGACGGTCTCAATCTGCAACCAGTCCAGCAGGTAGCTCCAGTTCTTGTGATAGACAACAGCTCGCTTACCTCGCAGCGGTTCGGCCCGTTTCTCCCAGCGCTGCACCGCTTCTGTCCAAGCGGACGAGAATATCGATAAGCGCTGACGATAGTACTCGGCGTGTTCGGCGTCGACAGCCTGGAGTCGCGCACTGAACGCCTCAGCAATAACCAGCAGCCTACGCGGGTCCAGATACACATGCGGGTTACCGTCCGCATGAACATCGCCCTGACTTCGGTCTACCTTCTGGGGCACCTCGATGCGCTCAACCTGCAAGGCTGCCAGAAAGTGTCCGGGTTGCCCGACTTGAACACGGCGGTTGCCGGATTTTTCCAACAACAACGGCAACCATCCGATTTCCAATTCCGCTCCCGTGCAGAACACCATGTCGGCATCACGCGCTTTGATGATCAGTGATGGCCTGGCTTCTACGTGATGTGGGTCCTGCATAGCATGCGTGGCAGACTCCACCTTCACCCTCTCGCCACCCAGCTCTTCAGCCAGCGCCTGCCACTCCGGTTCGCACGCCAGAATGTTCAGCGAAGCCTGCGCAAAAGGACTTGCCGAGAAAAATAGCGCGCACATCGCCAGTATTTGTATTCTAGAATTCATGGGCACCATGCGCTCCGAGGGTCATGACGTATTGCAGGCTGAGCGTGTCATTGGCATCCTCAAAGCCTTCCGCGTCCTGCAGAGTGTATTGAAGGCGTAGCTGCGAGAAATGGGAACGCATCCAACCGAGCATGACTTCCGTTTCTCTGAGCGACTGGTCGTGAAAATGATCGCCGTGAGCGGCCTTCAAATTCACTTCTCCATAACGGATCCCTGCCGACCACTGTGAATGGAAACGGTAGACCGACGAGGCATACCAGCCCTTGTGTACATCACTATCCTGGGCAAAATCGCCAAGTTCATCGACATACAGATATTCGCCCGACAAGGTCAGCTGGCTATTCCTGGCATTTCCCTGCGGCGCCCACTTCCAGACAAAATCCAGCAGATACATATTTTCGCCACTGTATGCCGCATCGTGTGAATGGTCGTGTCCGTCTTCATCTGCATCCTCTTCCACCACCTCTTGCACGGCATCAAGACGATTGCGCAAGTAAGATACTCCAGCCTGCCAGCTGCTGGCATCGGAGAGATCACCGCCCCAGGTGGACTTGAGTGTGAAGACGCCGATTGCCGGATCTGCCTCACCACCGGCCAGCGCTGTGCCGTTGAAGGCTTCGACGCCAAGCTGCCAGAAGAACGGCACCGGCATCAGGCCAGCAAGGCGTACACCGTCATCGAAATAGTGTGAGCCGAGAAAAGCGCGATACAAGGCTGGACGCTCTGTAAAGCTGTCCGCATGAGTATGTCGTGAATTCAGGTAACCCACCTGCGACAGAAAGCGTCCTGCGCGAATACCGAGGCCGTAAGGCAGCGCTACGGTGTCAAAGAAAGCTTCCTCAATGTCCAACTCGGTATCGCCCTCGTGACTCTCAAGCACCGTGGTCAAGCGACCGCTGAACAGATCATCCACAGCGCCGCTCAACGACAGTTCAGTATGACCCAGCCCAAACCCCTTGCCTTGTTCAGACAAAGCACTGTCCTCTGATTTGAAGAAGCCGTCGAGCACGAAGCTGAGCTCAGGGTTCTCGGCATGTGCAGACTCTGCTGTCATGCTCATGACCAGCGCCAATGCCACGGACGCGCCGATACCCGGCGCGTGTATTCGTCCCGTATTCATGGTTTATCAGTCCTGATGTTCGTGCGATTCAGCCAGTCCCAGCCAGGTGATGCCCCACGAAGACCTGATCGCCCACGATACCAACGAGCTCATCGACCTCTTCATGCGCAATCACCGTTCCGATTCTGGCTTCCGCTACCATCGACTCGGGGTTTAGCAACTTGCTGGCAGGAAAGTCTTCTTGCTTCAGATCGATGAACAACATGCCGTCACCACAACCGAACGCAATGAACTCATCATTAGCGGCATGTCCGTGCAGCAGGGGGCATGGCTCTTCGTAGCGATGCTCGAGCGTGAAAGTGCCACCTTCATAGGCATAGCGCTCGACCGCTGCGGGCAAGGTCGTATCAGTTATGGATGGGTCCCGATAGGTGACGAACAACTTGTCGTCTATGAGTTTGGCTGCTCCGTGCATATTGTTGGTCAGTGACAACTCACCCGTCACACTCCCTGCAGCTATATCCGCATCGCTCAGAATGGTCACTGTCGAGGGCACCCCTTCCTCCGCGTCAAAGAAGATCACACCGTGTTCTTCATGAGTACTGTAGTGGGTTGGACTGAAACCAGACAGCGTGAAATCGAGCATGGCCGGGTCCACGGCATAGTCGTGCAAATGGTCGACGTGATTCTCGGTGTACAGACCGCTATCCACAACGAGACCCTATTGTCATTGCGTTGAATGAGCACCGCGTAGCGCTTGTCCGGGCTGGCGTACAGACTGGCCTCGCCGCCGGCCATGGCAAATCGTTGCAGCGCAAACTCGGAGTCAAGGTCGTACACCACGACGGCTGAATCATCACTGTCATACAAAGCCAGACGACCAGCGGAGTCGATACTGACTGGCTCGTCTTCCTCGTTGGATGATGATCCGTCGCTGCAGGCACTGAGAAACAAGGCTGCGGCGCCGGCTGCGCCGACAAACTTCCCGTAGCGCGAGGTTGTGTGTTTGTGGTTCTGCGAGACCAACATTACAATTTTCATTTATGTTATGTTATAACGTATCTTTTTAATAGATGCAAAAATCCACCGTTATCCAGCAGATTGCCCTCTAAAGAGGTGCATTCATCAGGGCAATTGCACAGCGAAATCCCACCATCAACGCTTTTTGTATATGGTCAGTCAGACGCAATCGTCCGATCTGTGCAATCGCGCCACAGTCTACATGATATGTAATAACATAACATTTAATTTTTCAACTGCCCATCCAACTGGACAAGGATCAGTCAGGCTCTATCAATTTCACGCCTGACAAATCACGATTCAACTA is a window encoding:
- a CDS encoding metal ABC transporter permease → MDILLIQIDVLWPAMLAGMLVVATHVPLGQEVLRRGIIFLDLAIAQIAGFGLVAASTFGMDEHAPVLGQAIAICTAIVASLLLYLLRKHDPKEQEALIGVAFVMAATGSILLLASDPQGGERLRDLLVGQILWTSATQLFWVAMVYSCVLFAWFRLRQQQGGWLFYPLFAVTITLSTQLVGVYLVFASLIIPALAVRRLHGRRVRVWAYTVGLSAYLMGLFMSAWNDWPSGATIVWCLALLGSACYGVSVLLPVSETFTLRDEDGVSLSDKAGVP
- a CDS encoding metal ABC transporter substrate-binding protein, with protein sequence MNSRIQILAMCALFFSASPFAQASLNILACEPEWQALAEELGGERVKVESATHAMQDPHHVEARPSLIIKARDADMVFCTGAELEIGWLPLLLEKSGNRRVQVGQPGHFLAALQVERIEVPQKVDRSQGDVHADGNPHVYLDPRRLLVIAEAFSARLQAVDAEHAEYYRQRLSIFSSAWTEAVQRWEKRAEPLRGKRAVVYHKNWSYLLDWLQIETVGDLEPKPGIPPTSGHLAELLQTTRAQNANFVLIANYQNKRGARWLADNSDIALLELPFTIGGNDEADDLQSLYDSILTLLLTGG